Proteins from one Limanda limanda chromosome 9, fLimLim1.1, whole genome shotgun sequence genomic window:
- the fryl gene encoding protein furry homolog-like isoform X4: protein MLSLQDSVFFEISIKSLLKSWSSSSSAPVSSSVSRRRAPSSVTPLSWERHNIAAMSSITIDPELKPGEFVIKSLFAEFAVLAEKKIEMVMAEPLEKPLSRSLQRGEDAQFDQLISSMSSIAEHCLPSLLRTLFDWYRRQSGTEDESYEYRPRSSTKSKGDEQHRDKDYLLERRDLSIDFIFCLVSVEVLKQIPLHPVPDVLVHEVLNLAFKHFKHKEGYCGPNTGNVHIIADLYAEVIGILTQSKFQAVRKKFITELKELRQKEQSPYVVQSIITLIMGMKFFRVKMYPVEDFEASFQFMQECAQYFLEVKDKDIKHALAGLFVEILIPVAAAVKNEVNVPCLKNFVEILYQTTFELSSRKKHSLALYPLVTCLLCVSQKQFFLNNWHIFLQNCLSHLKNKDPKMSRVALESLYRLLWVYIIRIKCESNTVTQSRLLSIVSALFPKGSRSVVPRDTPLNIFVKIIQFIAQERLDFAMKEIIYDLLCVGKSHKTFTINPERMNIGLRAFLVIADSLQQKDAEPPMPTTGIIMPSGNTLRVKKIFLNTTLTDEEAKGIGMSVYYPQVRKALDNILRHLDKEVGRSMSMTNVQMSNKEPEDMITGERKPKIDLFRTCVAAIPRLIPDGMSRQDLIELLAKLTIHMDEELRGLAFTTLQALMVDFPEWREDVLSGFVYFIVREVTDVHPTLLDNAVKMLLQLISQWRQAVQSSNKSHDAQGSSSGHSLPLERVPPLGVLHVVEGLALVVLCSCRPATRRLAVNVLKEVRALHTALGIGKGDEDLAIDVMDRLSASVLESFIHLTGADQTNLLYCPSGIDLQTLAEWSSSPISHQFDVVSPSHIWVFAHVTQGQDPWVISFSSYLRQEHLPKHCPTALNYAWMFAYTRLQLLSPQVDINSPINAKKVNSLNSSDSYIGLWRNYLILCCSSASSSSSMCSSSSTSGSVRCSPPETLASTPDSGYSYDSKIVGTPSPSSLFKHIVPMMRSESMDITESLVLGLGRTNPVAFRELLEELNPIIKEALERRPENMKRRRRRDILRVQLVRIFELLADAGVISQITSGGLDGESHSLNSSLLEYVDLTRQLLEAENDKDSDTLKDIRCHFSALVANIIQNVPVHQRRTIFPQQSLRHSLFMLFSHWAGPFSIMFTPLDRYSDRNMQINRHQYCALKAMSAVLCCGPVADNVGLSSDGYLYKWLDNILDSQDKKVHQLGCEAVMLLLELNPDQSNLMFWAVDRCYTGSRRVAAGCFRAIANVFHNRDYQFDTVVLLNLILFKAADSSRDIYEAAMQLLQILEPKLFRYAHKLEIQRTDGILTPPSPLPHLYSVSYYQLSEELARTYPELTLPIFSEVSQRIQTAHPGGRQVMLHYLLPWMNNVELVDFKPTVRRPEDCGSVEEDEDVHEREVMMVNSRRWLHGEGWGSPRATTMVLNNLMFMTAKYGDEFAWSEIENVWTTLADSWPKNLKIILHFLISMSGVNSDPSLLPYVKRVVVYLGRDKTMQLLEELMCELELTDPVSSAVTHMDNPPYYRISSSYKIPSVTSGTTSSSNTMVPGNEVHHEGKIKDSNMEDSYTHLDIYSGLNSNLNRQHHRLESRYSSSSGGSYEEEKSDSMPLYANWRLKVMDHNRPEPLPFPPTGGCWSPLVDYLPETNAPGVPLHRCNIAVILLTDLIVDHGVKVEWSAYLPLLLHAIFIGFDHQHPEVYEHCKRLLLHLLVVQGANSNVQSVAMVLLRNRDYNDPRVLTVKPVAPEFNLTGVQDLLPDGQPSPMTDSGLSSSSTSSSISVGAGGTALSHLSPSLLSEVDATAEQDEKAKALIEFITSRKKGPLWNHEDVSPKNPNIKSADQLSVFVRHVVTVFKHSPLGFQLDSLLSEVALQTALSCPSRHYAGRSFQIFRALKQPLTPATLSDILSRLVETVGDPGEEAQGFVIELLLTLESGIDTLADTVKNYDLLTALAQTSPRDLLLGAKLASNRKSTGQLNLNSGGLFHYVHNRSNSLRANQVGERKGDRRRSNTLDIADRLGGSHGNLARTRSLSSLGGGGGPGGEAIPPVDPSSLMATVFWIAASLLESDYEFEYLLALRLLNKLLGQLPLDRADSRERLEKVQAKLKWYSFPGLLQLFLKGFTSASTQELTIHLLSKLISVSRHTLIDPTQVAGFPLNILCLLPHLIQHFDSPTPFCKETADKIAKVCAEEKSATLSNLAHMMSLYSAHTYSRDCTNWINVVCRYLHDAFADITLNLVTYLAELLEKGLPSMQQSLLQIIYSLLSHIDLSAAPVKQFNLEIMKIIGKYVQSPHWKEAQNILKLVVSRSASLVVPDDVQRSYSTESCGSPEIAFTRIFNNSSKELPGKTLDFHFDISETPIIGHKYGDQRTAAGRNGKPQVIAVTRSTSSTSSGSNSNGLVPVSWKRPQLSQRRTRERLMNVLSLCGPESGIPKNPSVVFSSNEDLDSADQQTSLIPTVEEVVREEDLGEDTGSEQQFGVFKDFDFLDVELEDAEGESMDNFNWGVRRRSLESMDKGDTPTLQECQFAGSTPSLNLTNHEDTDESSEEEVLSASQILTRSGLLNSDSATDDTASNHVDSLLQSQESSSSAQEATVLPSLPSLPRLDSTLLEMANSDSTSSQLPEDAVSMTAADELSSSVSEDTGFCSAPPLPSDPQELCDLRDTHYPQDSQYAQDPQETQDPHEDLDPAPPPLLVIDTPPGSLCDEDSQTVLSLPLPMPPETKPDLDPDPDSTCGSMWEEDVTQALKELDERCEEEEADYSDMSSQDEGDADGFPEIQASPPPSPFLSAILAAFQPVAYDNEEDAWRCHVNQMLSDTDGSSAVYTFHVFSRLFESIQRKFGSITHSSVRFLGERLQRMGNQFLSSLEVMTSRSQCPTVLLDAETLVSCGLLETLKFSVLELQEHLDTYNSKREAAELWLDNCRKTFGDKDDQRPNTHAQELELCRRLYKLHFQLLLLFQAYCKLISRVDTIKREAEVTNMSDELTILESCLKEAETRHDTEDDVCMSDTAQTNTETAIQSLIETLRARDFTSALTQVKTFRSMWPNDIFGNESDNAIQTLLHIYFRHQTLGQTGCLAVVGPSRDQSQASTRLMELNLQIREALSQAQACQPHTTMVSTGL from the exons ATGCTGAGCCTGCAGGATTCAGTCTTCTTTGAGATCAGCATCAAATCTCTGCTCAAGTCTTGGAGTAGCAGCT cttctgcaccagtcagcagcagtgtgagtAGACGACGTGCCCCCTCCTCTGTGACTCCTCTCTCGTGGGAGAGACACAACATCGCTGCCATGTCGAGCATCACCATCGACCCCGAGCTCAAGCCCGGGGAGTTTGTCATCAAGAGTCTATTTGCAGAGTTTGCTGTGCTGGCTGAGAAGAAGATCGAGATGGTGATGGCTGAACCGCTG GAGAAGCCCTTATCCCGATCCCTGCAGAGAGGGGAAGATGCACAATTTGACCAG TTAATAAGCTCTATGAGCTCAATAGCAGAACACTGTTTGCCCTCCCTACTGCGCACACTGTTTGACTGGTACCGGCGGCAGAGCGGCACCGAAGACGAGTCTTATGAGTACAGGCCTCGCTCTAGTACAAAGTCCAAAGG AGATGAACAGCACCGGGACAAAGATTACCTACTGGAACGGAGGGACTTATCCATagatttcattttttgtttagtttcagTGGAAGTTCTCAAACAG ATTCCTCTTCACCCAGTGCCAGATGTTTTAGTACATGAAGTTCTGAACCTGGCATTCAAGCACTTTAAACACAAAGAGGG GTACTGTGGCCCCAACACTGGCAACGTGCACATCATCGCGGACCTGTATGCTGAGGTCATCGGCATCCTCACACAGTCAAA gttTCAGGCCGTTAGGAAAAAGTTCATCACCGAACTAAAGGAGCTCCGGCAAAAAGAGCAGAGTCCTTACGTGGTCCAGAGCATCATCACTCTCATCATGGGCATGAAGTTCTTCCGGGTTAAAATGTATCCTGTGGAGGATTTTGAGGCGTCGTTTCAGTTCATGCAG GAGTGTGCTCAGTATTTCCTGGAAGTCAAGGATAAGGACATAAAACATGCTCTAGCAGGGCTTTTTGTTGAGATCCTCATCCCTGTTGCAGCT GCGGTGAAAAATGAAGTCAACGTGCCGTGCCTGAAGAACTTTGTGGAGATACTGTACCAGACAACGTTCGAGCTTAGTTCCAGGAAGAAGCACTCTTTG GCTCTGTATCCTCTGGTGACGTGCTTGCTGTGTGTTAGTCAGAAGCAGTTCTTCCTCAACAACTGGCACATCTTCCTCCAGAACTGCCTCTCTCACCTGAAG AACAAAGATCCCAAAATGTCCCGTGTTGCGCTGGAGTCGCTCTACAGACTGCTCTGGGTCTACATTATCCGGATCAAGTGCGAGAGTAACactgtcacacagag TCGGCTACTGAGCATCGTTTCAGCACTTTTCCCCAAAGGTTCCCGCAGTGTAGTGCCAAGGGACACACCTCTCAACATCTTCGTCAAGATCATCCAGTTCATAGCTCAG GAAAGACTGGACTTTGCTATGAAGGAAATAATCTATGACCTCCTGTGTGTGGGCAAGTCTCACAAGACCTTCACCATCAATCCAGAG AGGATGAATATTGGTTTGCGAGCCTTCTTGGTGATCGCTGACAGCCTACAGCAGAAAGATGCAGAGCCTCCCATGCCTACGACTGGAATCATCATGCCCTCTGGCAACACCTTACGTGTCAAGAAGATCTTCCTCAACACCACACTCACTGATGAAGAAGCCAAGGGCATAG GCATGTCTGTGTACTACCCCCAAGTAAGAAAGGCCTTAGATAACATCCTACGACACCTGGACAAGGAGGTGGGACGCTCCATGAGCATGACCAACGTGCAGATGTCCAACAAGGAGCCTGAGGACATGATCAC GGGAGAGAGGAAGCCAAAGATTGATCTGTTCCGCACGTGTGTGGCCGCCATCCCAAGACTGATACCTGATGGCATGAGCAGACAAGACCTAATAGAGCTTCTAGCCAA GCTGACCATCCACATGGACGAGGAGCTGCGGGGCCTTGCCTTTACCACTCTTCAGGCCCTGATGGTTGATTTCCCAGAGTGGCGTGAGGACGTGCTCTCCGGCTTTGTCTACTTCATTGTCAGAGAGGTGACCGATGTCCACCCCACGCTGTTGGACAACGCAGTCAAGATGCTACTACAGCTCATCAGCCAGTGGAGGCAGGCAGTGCAGAGCAGCAATAAGAGCCATGATGCACAG GGCTCAAGCAGCGGCCATTCTCtccccctggaacgtgttcctCCTCTCGGTGTGCTGCATGTAGTGGAGGGCTTAGCTTTGGTGGTGCTTTGCAGCTGCCGCCCAGCCACACGTAGGCTGGCTGTTAATGTCCTCAAGGAGGTCCGTGCTCTGCACACTGCACTGGGCATCGGAAAG GGCGATGAAGACTTGGCCATTGACGTAATGGACCGATTAAGTGCATCAGTGTTGGAAAGTTTCATTCATCTCACAGGAGCTGACCAG ACCAACCTGCTGTACTGTCCCAGTGGGATTGATCTTCAGACACTAGCAGAATGGAGCTCATCCCCCATCAGCCACCAGTTTGATGTGGTGAGCCCCTCGCACATCTGGGTGTTTGCTCACGTTACTCAGGGCCAGGACCCCTGGGTCATCAGTTTCTCAAGCTACCTGCGGCAGGAGCACTTGCCCAAACATTGTCCAACTGCTCTCAACTACGCCTGGATGTTCGCCTACACCCGCCTGCAGTTATTGTCTCCCCAAGTGGACATCAA CAGCCCCATCAATGCCAAGAAAGTGAACAGTCTGAACAGCAGTGACTCGTACATCGGTCTTTGGAGGAACTACCTGATCCTCTGTTGTagctcagcttcctcctcttcctctatgtgctcctcatcctccacctctGGCTCCGTCCGCTGCTCCCCGCCTGAGACGCTGGCGTCCACGCCGGACAGCGGCTACAGTTATGATTCAAAG ATTGTTGGCACTccgtccccctcctccctcttcaaaCACATTGTTCCAATGATGCGCTCTGAGAGCATGGACATCACAGAGTCTCTTGTGTTGGGGCTTGGCCGGACCAACCCCGTGGCCTTCAG AGAGTTGTTAGAGGAGCTGAATCCCATCATAAAAGAAGCTCTGGAAAGAAGACCTGAA AACATGAAGCGGCGCAGGCGTCGTGACATCCTCAGGGTTCAGCTGGTCCGGATATTTGAGTTACTGGCAGATGCTGGTGTCATCAGTCAGAT aaccAGTGGAGGGTTAGATGGTGAGAGCCACTCTCTGAACAGTTCGCTGCTGGAGTATGTTGATCTGACCAGGCAGCTGCTTGAGGCTGAAAATGACAAGGACTCGGATACACTGAAGGACATTCGCTGTCACTTCAGTGCACTCGTGGCGAATATAATACAGAATGTCCCag TGCACCAGCGGAGAACCATCTTTCCACAGCAGTCACTCAGACACAGTTTGTTCATGCTGTTCAGTCACTGGGCCGGGCCCTTCAGCATCATGTTCACTCCCCTGGACCGCTACAGTGACAGAAATATGCAGATCAACCGCCATCAGTACTGTGCACTAAag GCCATGtctgcagtgttgtgttgtggacCTGTAGCCGACAATGTTGGCCTCTCCTCCGATGGCTACCTCTACAAGTGGCTGGACAACATCCTGGATTCTCAGGATAAGAAA gtTCACCAGCTTGGTTGCGAGgctgtgatgctgctgttgGAGCTGAATCCTGACCAGAGCAACCTCATGTTTTGGGCTGTCGACCGCTGCTACACTGGCTCCCGTCGTGTGGCAGCCGGCTGCTTCAGGGCCATCGCTAATGTCTTTCACAACAG gGATTACCAATTTGACACTGTGGTGCTGCTGAACCTGATTCTGTTCAAGGCGGCTGATTCTTCCAGGGACATCTATGAAGCAGCCATGCAGCTGTTACAG ATACTGGAACCCAAGCTCTTCCGCTACGCCCACAAATTGGAGATCCAGCGAACAGATGGCATCTTGACCCCTCCCTCACCGCTGCCACACCTCTACTCTGTGTCTTACTACCAGCTGTCTGAGGAGCTTGCACGAACTTACCCAGAACTAACCCTGCCCATCTTCTCAG AGGTGAGCCAGCGCATCCAGACAGCGCATCCTGGTGGTCGTCAAGTAATGCTGCATTACCTCCTGCCTTGGATGAACAATGTGGAGCTGGTCGACTTTAAACCAACTGTACGGCGACCGGAGGACTGTGGCAGTGTTGAGGAAGACGAGGACGTACACGAGCGGGAGGTCATGATGGTGAACAGCAGGCGCTGGCTCCATGGAGAGGGCTGGGGCTCGCCTCGTGCTACAACCATGGTGTTAAACAACCTCATGTTCATGACCGCTAAG tacGGGGATGAGTTTGCTTGGTCGGAGATCGAGAACGTGTGGACCACATTAGCAGACAGTTGGCCAAAGAACCTCAAAATCATTCTGCACTTCCTCATCAGTATGTCAGGAGTCAACAGTGACCCAAGCCTTTTGCCCTAT GTGAAACGAGTGGTTGTTTACTTAGGCAGAGATAAGACtatgcagctgctggaggagttGATGTGCGAGCTTGAGCTGACTGATCCTGTAAGCTCAGCTGTTACTCACATGGACAACCCACCTTACTACCGCATCAGCTCCAGTTACAAGATCCCCTCAGTCACCTCAG GAACAACTTCCAGCAGCAATACCATGGTGCCAGGAAATGAAGTTCATCATGAAGGCAAGATTAAAGACTCGAACATGGAGGACAG TTACACCCACCTGGACATCTACAGTGGTCTGAACAGCAACCTGAACCGTCAGCACCACCGTCTGGAGTCTCGTTACAGCAGCAGTTCTGGAGGTtcctatgaagaggagaaga GTGACTCCATGCCACTTTACGCTAACTGGCGTTTGAAAGTGATGGATCACAACCGGCCAGagcccctccccttccctccaACAGGAGGCTGCTGGTCTCCGCTGGTGGACTATTTGCCAGAGACCAATGCCCCTGGTGTACCACTCCACAG atGTAACATTGCTGTCATCCTACTGACAGACCTCATTGTGGACCATGGGGTCAAAGTGGAGTGGAGTGCCTACCTGCCCCTGTTGTTACATGCAATTTTTATAG GGTTTGATCACCAGCACCCAGAGGTTTACGAGCACTGTAAACGTCTACTACTTCACCTGCTCGTGGTCCAGGGAGCAAATAGCAACGTTCAGTCTGTGGCTATGGTGCTCCTACGCAACAGAGACTACAACGATCCTAGGGTCCTGACTGTGAAGCCAGTAGCTCCAGAGTTCAACCTAACCG GAGTGCAAGATTTATTGCCAGATGGTCAGCCATCACCAATGACAGACTCTGgcctcagctccagctccacatcctccagCATCAGTGTCGGGGCGGGGGGCACTGCTCTGTCCCACCTCTCCCCTTCACTTCTCAGCGAGGTGGATGCCACTGCTGAACAGGACGAGAAGGCCAAAGCTCTCATTGAGTTCATTACATCAAG GAAGAAGGGTCCACTCTGGAACCATGAGGATGTATCGCCCAAAAACCCCAACATAAAGAGCGCTGACCAGCTGAGTGTTTTTGTGCGACACGTCGTGACCGTCTTCAAACATTCCCCATTAG GTTTCCAGCTGGATTCATTGCTGAGTGAAGTGGCTCTACAAACCGCTCTGTCTTGTCCTTCTCGCCACTACGCTGGACGCTCATTCCAGATTTTCAGGGCACTCAAACAACCTCTGACTCCTGCAACGCTGTCTGACATCCTGTCTCGACTGGTAGAGACTGTGGGGGACCCAGGAGAGGAGGCTCAG GGCTTTGTCATTGAACTTCTCCTGACACTGGAGTCAGGCATCGACACATTAGCAGACACAGTCAAAAACTATGACCTCCTCACTGCCTTAGCTCA AACTTCTCCGCGTGATCTGTTGTTGGGGGCTAAGCTTGCTTCCAACAGGAAAAGCACAGGCCAACTGAACTTGAACAGCGGCGGCCTGTTCCATTATGTCCACAACCGTAGCAACTCTCTGCGAGCGAACCAGGTGGGTGAACGAAAAGGAGACCGACGCAGGAGTAACACTCTAGACATAGCTGACCGACTTGGTGGCAGCCATGGAAACCTGGCCCGAACGCGGAGCTTATCATCACTGGGCGGAGGAGGGGGTCCAGGCGGGGAAGCCATCCCCCCCGTGGACCCTTCTAGCTTGATGGCCACTGTGTTCTGGATCGCCGCCTCGCTGCTGGAGTCGGACTACGAGTTTGAGTACCTGCTGGCCCTGCGGCTGCTGAACAAGCTCCTGGGCCAGCTGCCTCTCGATCGTGCAGACAGCCGGGAACGTCTGGAGAAGGTCCAGGCTAAGTTGAAGTGGTACAGCTTTcctggcctgctgcagctcttcctGAAGGGCTTCACCTCTGCTTCTACTCAGGAGCTCACCATCCACCTGCTCAGCAAACTCATCAGTGTCTCCAGACACACGCTGATAGACCCTACACAAGTGGCAG GTTTTCCTCTGAACATCCTGTGCCTCCTCCCACACCTCATCCAGCACTTTGACAGTCCGACTCCTTTCTGTAAGGAGACGGCTGATAAAATAGCCAAGGTTTGCGCCGAAGAGAAGTCGGCCACCCTCTCCAATCTGGCCCACATGATGAGCCTGTACAGCGCACACACCTACTCCCGCGACTGCACCAACTGGATCAATGTGGTGTGTCGCTACCTCCACGATGCCTTTGCTGATATAACATTGAACCTGGTCACTTACTTGGCTGAG CTGCTGGAAAAGGgacttcccagcatgcagcagTCCTTGTTGCAGATCATCTACAGCCTGCTGAGTCATATTGATCTATCAGCCGCTCCTGTCAAGCAGTTCAACCTGGAGATCATGAAGATCATTGGCAAATATGTTCAG agcCCACATTGGAAGGAGGCCCAAAACATTTTGAAGTTGGTGGTGTCTCGCTCAGCCAGCCTTGTCGTCCCAGATGATGTGCAGCGCTCTTACAGCACAGAATCCTGTGGCTCTCCAGAGATTGCCTTCACGCGCATATTCAACAACTCCTCCAAGGAGCTGCCTGGCAAGACTCTCGACTTCCACTTCGACATCTCAGAG ACCCCAATCATAGGGCATAAATATGGTGATCAGCGTACCGCAGCAGGCCGAAATGGAAAGCCACAGGTGATTGCTGTGACTAGGAGCACTTCCTCCACGTCCTCCGGCTCCAACTCCAACGGTCTGGTGCCGGTCAGCTGGAAAAGGCCTCAGCTCTCCCAG agacgaaccagagagaGGCTGATGAATGTCCTGTCTTTATGTGGCCCCGAGTCTGGCATTCCCAAAAATCCATCT GTGGTGTTCTCTTCAAATGAGGATCTGGACTCCGCTGACCAGCAGACCAGTCTCATACCcacagtggaggaggtggtCCGAGAGGAGGATTTGGGAGAGGATACCGgcagtgagcagcagtttgGTGTCTTCAAGGACTTTGACTTCTTAGATGTGGAGCTGGAGGATGCCGAG GGGGAGAGCATGGACAACTTTAACTGGGGGGTGCGTCGTCGCTCCCTGGAGAGCATGGACAAAGGGGACACGCCGACTTTGCAGGAGTGCCAGTTCGCGGGCAGCACACCGAGCCTCAACCTAACCAACCACGAGGACACAGATGAATCGTCTGAGGAGGAGGTACTGAGTGCTAGCCAGATTCTCACCCGCTCTGGCCTT CTCAACAGTGATTCTGCCACAGACGACACCGCGTCCAACCACGTGGACTCTCTACTACAGTCTCAAGAATCGTCCAGCAGTGCCCAGGAGGCCACTGTCCTTCCCTCTCTACCCTCCCTCCCCCGACTGGATAGCACCCTTTTGGAGATGGCCAACTCAGACAGCACCAGCAGCCAGTTGCCTGAG GACGCAGTCAGCATGACGGCAGCCGATGAGCTGAGCAGCAGTGTGAGCGAGGACACGGGGTTTTGCAGCGCACCACCTCTGCCCTCTGACCCACAAGAGCTTTGTGACCTCCGAGACACGCACTATCCTCAGGACTCCCAGTATGCTCAGGACCCCCAAGAGACCCAGGACCCTCACGAGGACCTGGAcccggccccccctcccctgctggTCATAGACACTCCACCGGGGTCCCTCTGTGACGAGGACTCCCAGACAgtcctgtctctgcctctgcccaTGCCACCAGAGACAAAGCCAGATCTAGATCCGGACCCGGACAGCACCTGTGGCTCTATGTGGGAAGAAGATGTGACACAAGCCCTGAAGGAGCTGGACGAgcgctgtgaggaggaggaggccgactACTCTGACATGTCCAG TCAAGATGAAGGTGACGCAGACGGCTTCCCAGAGATCCAGGCCTCTCCGCCCCCTTCGCCCTTCCTCTCTGCCATCCTGGCAGCGTTCCAGCCTGTTGCCTACGACAATGAAGAGGATGCCTGGCGTTGCCATGTCAACCAAATGTTGTCAGACACAGATGGCTCCTCTGCTGTTTACACATTCCACGTGTTCTCCAGACTTTTTGAG AGTATTCAGAGGAAATTTGGCTCCATCACACATTCATCTGTTCGCTTTCTTGGGGAGAGGCTCCAGCGAATGGGAAATCAGTTCCTCAGCTCCCTGGAAGTCATGACGTCTCGCTCCCAGTGTCCCACTGTGCTGCTGGATGCTGAGACG CTCGTCTCTTGTGGACTGTTGGAGACTCTGAAGTTTAGTGTGCTGGAGTTGCAGGAACACCTGGACACCTACAACTCcaagagagaagcagcagagctc